A region of Anguilla rostrata isolate EN2019 chromosome 10, ASM1855537v3, whole genome shotgun sequence DNA encodes the following proteins:
- the si:ch211-170d8.2 gene encoding uncharacterized protein si:ch211-170d8.2: MTRPGYTRIALLFLITLAGTTGGQCRTLQTWISKSSFFPDGHDVFNTYVQPRRRRRDTLETQREHCALLAAPWMESTGHFEGEGQLYRLRVLSLSEEGPRRTVFPEQPLFRFVRRVYRCCQMGFHCRGVKGIQGRLNGGSEVEFLLSADVLSVPVVRAEVHLHIVNPNHLTVEPWLPAVAKRDKRSYTRYSIWSKDEVVELRVDLLFLFQSLQAVARGVQRGPGLADLRRVGRLARLRGESLGGGQNPWSLQDTDGEMWGGGENFLRSALELGLLLHCSRGGAEVPCAENGVSLLHAPFIALSYR, translated from the exons ATGACCAGGCCCGGCTACACACGGATTGCTCTACTCTTTTTAATTACGCTGGCCGGGACCACCGGGGGCCAGTGTCGTACGCTGCAAACCTGGATTTCCAAGTCCTCATTTTTTCCTGACGGACATGATGTCTTTAATACATACGTCCAACCGAGACGTCGGCGGCGAGACACATTGGAGACTCAACGGGAACATTGCGCGCTCTTGGCTGCACCGTGGATGGAGTCAACAGGACATTTCGAAGGCGAAGGACAGTTATACAGGCTTAGGGTGCTCTCTTTGTCGGAGGAGGGTCCACGGCGTACCGTCTTCCCCGAGCAGCCGCTTTTTCGTTTCGTTCGACGCGTTTACCGGTGCTGTCAGATGGGTTTCCATTGTCGGGGAGTAAAGGGCATTCAAGGCAGACTAAATGGAG GCTCTGAAGTGGAGTTTTTGCTCAGCGCGGATGTCCTGTCAGTGCCTGTGGTGAGAGCTGAAGTGCATCTTCACATTGTAAACCCAAATCACCTTACAGTGGAGCCATGGCTGCCCGCTGTGGCAAAGCGTGATAAAAGATCATACACACG GTACAGCATATGGTCAAAGGATGAGGTGGTGGAGCTGCGAGTCGACCTGCTGttccttttccagagcctccaGGCGGTGGCCAGGGGTGTCCAGCGAGGACCCGGACTGGCGGACCTCCGAAGGGTGGGGCGCCTGGCTAGGCTGAGGGGAGAGAGCCTGGGGGGTGGTCAGAACCCTTGGTCTCTCCAGGACACCGATGGTGAaatgtgggggggaggggagaactTTCTGAGGTCTGCTCTGGAGCTTGGCCTGCTGCTGCACTGCagcaggggaggggcagaggtgCCATGTGCGGAGAATGGTGTGAGCCTTCTCCACGCTCCTTTCATTGCCCTCTCCTACAGATAG
- the pop5 gene encoding ribonuclease P/MRP protein subunit POP5, with translation MVRYKSRYLLCELCVSEQSSLQLLDDRAVFTAVRGAVSSAHGDYGAALCRTSFAVKYLNAHTGVVFLRCRKRHYRLLWSALPFITSVENRGQRIPCFINCLHIGGTIRTCQKFLIRYNTQQLHRMLRLCHSEAERLEVRKAVLSCSLKSLEKEEEDEDVFGDEEEWGKG, from the exons ATGGTGCGTTACAAATCCAG GTATCTGCTTTGTGAGTTGTGCGTGTCAGAACAAAGTAGTTTGCAGCTGTTGGATGACCGAGCTGTATTCACGGCGGTGAGGGGAGCAGTGTCTTCGGCCCACGGGGATTACGGGGCTGCTCTCTGCAGAACCTCTTTTGCAG TGAAATACCTGAATGCCCACACTGGAGTGGTGTTCCTGCGCTGTCGAAAGAGGCACTACAGACTCCTCTGGTCTGCATTACCCTTCATTACCAGTGTGGAGAACCGAGGCCAGAGAATCCCCTGCTTCATTAACTGCCTGCATATTGGAG GGACTATTCGCACGTGTCAGAAGTTCTTGATCCGATACAATACTCAACAGCTCCATCGCATGCTCAGGCTTTGCCACAGTGAGG CGGAGAGGTTGGAGGTGCGCAAGGCTGTGCTGAGTTGCTCTCTGAAGAGTcttgaaaaagaggaagaggatgaagatGTATTTGGGGATGAAGAAGAGTGGGGGAAAGGTTAa